Proteins co-encoded in one Myxococcus xanthus genomic window:
- a CDS encoding sensor histidine kinase, protein MAAVLMCAVLISAALFIRNTALESSALVTRGMANVIMVAGFEAFRDTEGLPDPSALNAFLAAHREGGLRYVAVVDDDQVLASAGEVKLGRLLLHEGSPLVVEGARARLVSRLRRPRPAFGPLTQEEVRAMSAQGDSLEPRKHLRIVYEFEPLTALALESRSQRLLGVAVASCVGILVLAFAFSRSLAQREALSEELERGRRLAALGTMSAVLAHELRNPLASLKGHAQLLAERVERDAVLAPKADRVVSEAVRLEQLMNDLLGFVASGELRRVEADPNDVLRAAVESTGAARVEARYLPDRTPWPLDAGRLQQALENVLRNAVQASPEGQRVEATVERQDSSLVFTVKDHGPGIAAGEEERIFEPFITGRMRGVGLGLAITRRIVELHGGTVSARSHAGGGAEFRLTVPARGA, encoded by the coding sequence GTGGCGGCGGTGCTCATGTGCGCGGTGCTGATATCCGCGGCGCTGTTCATCCGGAACACCGCGCTGGAGTCGTCCGCCCTGGTCACCCGGGGCATGGCCAACGTCATCATGGTCGCCGGCTTCGAGGCCTTCCGCGACACGGAGGGGCTCCCGGACCCGTCCGCGCTGAACGCCTTCCTGGCAGCCCACCGGGAGGGCGGCCTGCGCTACGTGGCCGTCGTGGATGACGACCAGGTGCTGGCGTCAGCCGGGGAGGTGAAGCTGGGGCGGCTTCTCTTGCATGAGGGATCGCCGCTGGTGGTCGAAGGCGCGCGCGCGCGCCTGGTCAGCCGCCTCCGCCGGCCCCGTCCCGCCTTCGGTCCCCTGACACAGGAGGAGGTCCGCGCCATGTCGGCGCAGGGCGATTCCCTGGAGCCGCGCAAGCACCTGCGCATTGTCTACGAGTTCGAGCCGCTCACCGCCCTGGCGTTGGAGTCGCGCTCGCAGCGTCTGCTGGGCGTGGCGGTGGCCTCGTGCGTGGGCATCCTGGTGTTGGCCTTCGCCTTCTCGCGCTCGTTGGCGCAGCGGGAGGCGCTGTCGGAGGAACTGGAGCGCGGCCGGCGGCTTGCGGCCCTGGGCACCATGTCCGCGGTGCTGGCGCATGAGCTTCGCAATCCCCTGGCCTCGCTCAAGGGGCATGCGCAACTGCTCGCCGAGCGCGTGGAGCGTGACGCCGTCCTGGCGCCCAAGGCGGACCGGGTGGTGTCGGAGGCCGTCCGGCTGGAGCAGTTGATGAATGACCTGCTGGGCTTCGTGGCCAGCGGTGAGCTTCGCCGCGTGGAGGCGGACCCCAACGACGTGCTCCGCGCGGCGGTGGAGAGCACGGGCGCGGCGCGTGTGGAGGCTCGCTATCTGCCGGACCGCACGCCCTGGCCTCTGGACGCGGGCCGGTTGCAGCAGGCGCTGGAAAACGTGCTGCGCAATGCCGTCCAGGCCAGCCCCGAAGGCCAGCGCGTGGAGGCGACCGTGGAGCGGCAGGACTCGTCCCTGGTGTTCACGGTCAAGGACCACGGGCCCGGTATCGCCGCGGGGGAGGAGGAGCGCATCTTCGAGCCCTTCATCACGGGCCGCATGCGCGGCGTGGGCCTGGGGCTGGCCATCACCCGCCGCATCGTCGAACTGCACGGCGGCACGGTGAGCGCGCGGAGCCATGCGGGCGGCGGCGCGGAGTTCCGTCTCACCGTTCCCGCGAGAGGAGCCTGA
- a CDS encoding TolC family protein, which produces MTALALGFLGLVTAPGVGLAQATTTMTTVSLEEAIARALKTSPQVAQAAGTVTTTGAAERSAFGAYLPNLSASANTSLASSQRLDPTTGAVFNAPSDTYSAGLSASWNVFTGGQRGATSKQAQARSSAARAGLIAQRASAVLDVERSYYEVLRAGGLEEVAVSRIERAKQNAEAADRRLAVGSATRSDVLRAKYDLTAAQEALLSAQTQHAAAALSLGRLIGEDGPVDAQPLELQDVSTFALTDEALTDEITAQAPSIQAAEADLRAAEASVKVARSSYLPTVRLSGGYDWFNDEPALNGGRTSWSVRMGLSYPIFDGFVREERVVSARTQASVAQATLSDTRRALRSSVGTSLNQLKLASNRIALATESVAVAQEDLKVQQERYKLGATTIIELLTSQENLVTAEINLVASRFDYRIARAELEALAGRPL; this is translated from the coding sequence ATGACGGCCCTGGCCCTGGGCTTCCTCGGGCTGGTGACGGCGCCCGGCGTGGGTCTGGCCCAGGCAACGACGACGATGACGACGGTCTCCCTGGAGGAAGCCATCGCCCGGGCGCTGAAGACGAGCCCCCAGGTGGCGCAAGCCGCCGGCACCGTCACCACGACGGGGGCCGCCGAGCGCAGCGCGTTTGGAGCCTACCTCCCCAACCTGTCCGCGAGCGCGAACACCTCGCTGGCCAGCAGCCAGCGCCTGGACCCCACCACGGGGGCGGTGTTCAACGCCCCCAGCGACACGTACAGCGCCGGCTTGTCGGCCTCGTGGAACGTCTTCACCGGTGGCCAGCGCGGCGCCACCAGCAAGCAGGCCCAGGCGCGCTCTAGCGCCGCGCGGGCCGGACTGATCGCGCAGCGCGCGTCCGCGGTGCTCGACGTGGAGCGTTCCTATTACGAAGTCCTCCGCGCCGGGGGCCTGGAAGAGGTCGCCGTGTCCCGCATCGAGCGCGCGAAGCAGAACGCGGAGGCCGCGGATCGGCGACTGGCGGTGGGCTCGGCGACGCGCTCCGACGTGCTGCGGGCGAAGTACGACCTCACCGCCGCGCAGGAGGCCCTGCTCTCCGCGCAGACCCAGCACGCCGCCGCGGCCCTCTCGCTGGGCCGGCTCATCGGCGAGGACGGACCGGTGGACGCACAGCCGTTGGAGCTCCAGGACGTGTCCACCTTCGCGCTCACCGACGAGGCGCTGACGGACGAAATCACCGCCCAGGCGCCGTCCATCCAGGCCGCGGAGGCGGACCTTCGGGCGGCCGAAGCCAGCGTGAAGGTGGCCAGGTCGTCCTACCTGCCCACGGTGCGTCTGTCCGGCGGTTATGACTGGTTCAATGACGAGCCCGCGCTCAACGGAGGCCGCACGAGCTGGTCGGTCCGGATGGGCCTGTCCTACCCCATCTTCGACGGCTTCGTTCGCGAGGAGCGCGTGGTGAGTGCGCGGACGCAGGCGTCGGTGGCCCAGGCCACGCTGTCGGATACCCGGCGCGCGCTGCGCTCGAGCGTGGGAACGTCCCTGAACCAGCTCAAGCTGGCGTCGAACCGCATCGCCCTGGCCACGGAGTCCGTCGCGGTGGCCCAGGAGGACCTGAAAGTGCAGCAGGAGCGCTACAAGCTGGGAGCCACGACCATCATCGAGCTGCTGACGTCCCAGGAGAACCTGGTGACGGCGGAGATCAACCTGGTGGCCTCCCGCTTCGACTACCGGATTGCGCGCGCGGAGCTGGAAGCGCTCGCGGGGAGGCCGCTGTGA
- a CDS encoding ABC transporter ATP-binding protein → MSTSTHPQQQAGTGPARDISDVVIRVEGLRKDYTMGSEVVRALRGVDLTIRRNEYVAVMGPSGSGKSTFMNLIGCLDVPSEGQYWLNGQPVAGMSENALARIRNRELGFVFQSFNLLPRASALDNVALPLIYARIPKKERRERAAAMLDKVGLGARMDHRPNELSGGQRQRVAIARALVTQPALLLADEPTGALDSRTGEEIMALFGELHGQGQTLMLVTHESDIAAHAQRVLFLKDGVIERDERNRD, encoded by the coding sequence GTGAGCACGTCCACCCATCCCCAGCAGCAGGCGGGCACGGGCCCCGCGCGGGACATCTCCGACGTGGTCATCCGCGTGGAGGGCCTGCGCAAGGACTACACGATGGGCTCCGAGGTGGTGCGCGCGCTGCGCGGCGTGGACCTCACCATCCGCCGCAACGAATACGTGGCCGTCATGGGCCCGTCCGGCTCCGGCAAGTCTACCTTCATGAACCTCATCGGCTGCCTGGACGTCCCCAGTGAAGGCCAGTACTGGCTCAATGGCCAGCCGGTGGCGGGCATGTCGGAGAACGCGCTGGCCCGCATCCGCAACCGGGAACTGGGCTTCGTGTTCCAGAGCTTCAACCTGCTGCCCCGCGCCTCCGCGCTGGACAACGTCGCCCTGCCCCTCATCTACGCGCGCATCCCCAAGAAGGAGCGGCGCGAGCGCGCGGCGGCGATGCTGGACAAGGTGGGCCTGGGCGCGCGGATGGACCACCGGCCCAATGAGCTGTCCGGCGGTCAGCGCCAGCGCGTGGCCATTGCCCGCGCGCTCGTGACGCAGCCCGCCCTGCTGCTGGCGGACGAGCCCACGGGCGCGTTGGACAGCCGCACGGGTGAGGAGATCATGGCCCTCTTCGGCGAGCTGCATGGCCAGGGCCAGACGCTGATGCTCGTCACCCACGAATCGGACATCGCGGCGCATGCGCAGCGGGTGCTGTTCCTGAAGGACGGCGTCATCGAGCGGGACGAGCGGAATCGGGACTGA
- a CDS encoding efflux RND transporter periplasmic adaptor subunit — protein sequence MSKTKKWIISGSAALLLGAGVYVTQRGEEPKTNERSAAVAVVERRDMEVVAESAGLVEPLRVVEVKSQASGEVLKVHYDTGDTVAEGTLLAEIEPRDVQNALAQAQADLESARVRLNTTEAQRQRMEALRKDGYVTQQEYETAVDASATARATKVRAETNLQLARERSRDVTILARSPGTILERTIQPGVIIASATNNVSGGTALFKMADLSVMQVRAKVDETDVGQIKPGQKARVTMEAYPGRTFIGEVVKIEPQALVEQNVTLFPVLVRMDNPDGLLRPGMNAEVAIEISRRRNALTVPNTAVVGVRDARSAAAAVGVSEEALRAVMRPPGAPNRPGAPSGPTTVSAVGEAGVGATAAVANGAGPGAVPARGQGGMGEGQGGGGQGRAGRRAREDVQGATDTRQGVVFVQSPTGPQPRRVTLGLSDWESTEVVSGLEDGEKVVLITVAKLQKQQQQNTERMRQMSGGVIPGAGGGPRGPR from the coding sequence GTGAGCAAGACGAAAAAGTGGATCATCTCAGGCAGCGCGGCGCTCCTTCTCGGCGCGGGCGTGTACGTCACCCAGCGCGGCGAGGAGCCCAAGACGAACGAGCGCTCGGCGGCGGTGGCCGTGGTGGAGCGCCGGGACATGGAAGTGGTGGCCGAATCCGCGGGCCTGGTGGAGCCGCTGCGCGTCGTGGAGGTGAAGTCCCAGGCCTCCGGTGAAGTGCTGAAGGTCCACTACGACACGGGCGACACCGTTGCCGAGGGCACGCTGCTGGCGGAAATCGAGCCGCGCGACGTGCAGAACGCGCTGGCGCAGGCCCAGGCCGACCTGGAGTCCGCGCGGGTGCGGCTGAACACGACGGAGGCCCAGCGCCAGCGCATGGAGGCGCTGCGCAAGGACGGCTACGTCACGCAGCAGGAATACGAGACGGCCGTGGACGCGTCCGCGACGGCACGGGCCACCAAGGTGCGGGCGGAGACGAACCTCCAGTTGGCGCGTGAGCGCAGCCGGGACGTCACCATCCTCGCACGCAGCCCCGGCACCATCCTGGAGCGGACCATCCAGCCGGGCGTCATCATCGCCTCCGCCACCAACAACGTGTCCGGTGGCACCGCGCTGTTCAAGATGGCGGACCTGTCGGTGATGCAGGTGCGCGCCAAGGTGGACGAGACGGACGTCGGGCAGATCAAGCCCGGCCAGAAGGCGCGCGTCACCATGGAGGCCTACCCGGGCCGCACCTTCATCGGCGAGGTGGTGAAGATTGAACCGCAGGCCCTGGTGGAGCAGAACGTCACCCTCTTCCCGGTGCTGGTGCGGATGGACAACCCGGACGGCCTGCTGCGGCCGGGCATGAACGCGGAAGTGGCCATTGAAATCTCCCGCCGCCGCAATGCCCTCACCGTGCCCAACACCGCGGTGGTGGGCGTGCGGGATGCCCGGAGCGCCGCCGCCGCGGTGGGTGTTTCCGAGGAAGCGCTGCGCGCGGTGATGCGGCCGCCGGGAGCCCCGAACCGCCCGGGCGCGCCGTCCGGACCGACGACGGTGTCGGCCGTGGGAGAAGCCGGCGTGGGCGCCACCGCCGCGGTGGCCAATGGCGCCGGGCCGGGCGCGGTGCCCGCGAGGGGCCAGGGCGGCATGGGTGAAGGCCAGGGCGGCGGAGGCCAGGGCCGCGCGGGCCGCCGGGCGCGCGAGGATGTCCAGGGCGCGACGGATACGCGGCAGGGCGTCGTCTTCGTGCAGAGCCCCACCGGTCCGCAGCCCCGGCGCGTCACCCTGGGCCTGAGTGACTGGGAGAGCACGGAAGTGGTGAGTGGCCTGGAGGATGGCGAAAAGGTGGTGCTCATCACGGTGGCGAAGCTCCAGAAGCAGCAGCAGCAGAACACCGAGCGGATGCGCCAGATGTCAGGCGGCGTGATTCCCGGCGCGGGTGGTGGCCCGCGCGGGCCGCGCTAA
- a CDS encoding ABC transporter permease: MGEIIRVAFDAVLANKLRSLLTMLGIVIGIAAVITMVALGEGAQRSVAQRLQGLGTNVLTVRPGQAFTGGMIRAQASMTIDDAEALRENARHIQAVAPEIESRFQVEYGAKNANLSVVGTWPDYFHVNQGQITNGRLFTDAEDKGRRRVVVLGALAGAQLGLTDTASLVGESIRIRGIPFEVIGVLAEKGAQGFNNPDESLYIPLSTAQFRVMGSDRIRSIAVQAVSDTAMDDAMAEIDQKLRREHRLRPEQPADFNIRDQASLLNTMQETTQTFSLLLAGIAAISLLVGGIGIMNIMLVSVTERTREIGLRKALGATGTDIMLQFLVESLVLCLAGGTLGLLLGMGGAAMLQRMAGWTVVVAPEAIIVAIAFSATVGVFFGIWPARRAASLAPIESLRYE, from the coding sequence ATGGGTGAAATCATCCGGGTCGCATTCGATGCGGTCCTCGCCAACAAGCTGCGGTCGCTGCTGACCATGTTGGGCATCGTCATCGGCATCGCGGCCGTCATCACCATGGTCGCGCTGGGCGAAGGGGCGCAGCGCTCGGTGGCCCAGCGGCTCCAGGGACTGGGCACCAACGTCCTCACGGTACGCCCGGGTCAGGCGTTCACGGGCGGCATGATTCGCGCCCAGGCGTCGATGACCATCGACGACGCGGAGGCGCTGCGGGAGAACGCGCGCCACATCCAGGCCGTGGCGCCGGAAATCGAGTCGCGCTTCCAGGTGGAGTACGGCGCGAAGAACGCGAACCTGTCCGTCGTGGGCACCTGGCCGGACTACTTCCACGTCAACCAGGGGCAGATCACGAACGGCCGGCTCTTCACGGACGCGGAGGACAAGGGCCGCCGCCGGGTGGTGGTGCTGGGCGCCCTGGCCGGTGCGCAGCTGGGCCTGACGGACACCGCATCCCTGGTGGGCGAGTCCATCCGCATCCGGGGCATTCCGTTCGAGGTCATCGGGGTGCTGGCCGAAAAGGGCGCGCAGGGCTTCAACAACCCGGATGAGAGCCTCTACATCCCGCTGTCCACCGCGCAGTTCCGCGTCATGGGCAGCGACCGCATCCGCTCCATCGCGGTGCAGGCCGTGAGCGACACGGCCATGGACGACGCGATGGCGGAGATCGACCAGAAGCTCCGGCGTGAGCACCGGCTGCGCCCGGAGCAGCCCGCGGACTTCAACATCCGCGACCAGGCCTCGCTGCTCAACACCATGCAGGAGACGACGCAGACGTTCTCCCTGCTGCTGGCCGGCATCGCCGCCATCTCCCTGCTGGTGGGAGGCATTGGCATCATGAACATCATGCTGGTGTCGGTGACGGAGCGCACGCGCGAGATTGGTCTGCGCAAGGCGCTGGGCGCCACCGGCACGGACATCATGCTCCAGTTCCTCGTGGAGTCCCTGGTGCTGTGCCTCGCCGGAGGAACGCTGGGCCTGCTGCTGGGCATGGGCGGCGCGGCGATGCTCCAACGCATGGCGGGCTGGACGGTGGTGGTGGCACCCGAGGCCATCATCGTGGCCATCGCCTTCTCGGCGACCGTGGGCGTGTTCTTCGGCATCTGGCCGGCGCGGCGCGCGGCGAGCCTCGCGCCCATCGAGTCGCTCCGTTACGAGTAG
- a CDS encoding response regulator, which translates to MGRVRHLLVVEDATRLARAIEEALRSRVERCTHAASLAAARQVLQCDAPDAVILDVSLPDGDSIELLAPLCELEPLPHVIAISGTATAEQAFQLAQEGVRAFLPKPLDLARLESVWLETLARPPDLVTALRASAGRVPLHGFESLVRDTLVDEALAKSEGSVRGAAKLLRISRQLLQHILGGRK; encoded by the coding sequence GTGGGGCGGGTCCGACATCTCCTGGTCGTCGAGGACGCCACGCGTCTTGCGCGTGCGATCGAGGAGGCGTTGCGCTCTCGCGTCGAGCGGTGCACCCATGCGGCTTCGCTCGCCGCGGCGCGTCAGGTCCTCCAATGTGATGCGCCCGACGCCGTCATCCTGGATGTCAGCCTTCCAGATGGGGACAGCATCGAGCTGCTGGCGCCGCTGTGTGAGCTGGAGCCGCTGCCGCATGTCATCGCCATCAGCGGGACGGCGACGGCGGAGCAGGCCTTCCAACTCGCGCAGGAGGGCGTGCGTGCCTTCCTTCCCAAGCCGCTGGACCTCGCGCGGCTGGAGTCCGTTTGGCTGGAGACGCTGGCGCGTCCCCCCGATCTGGTCACCGCGCTGCGGGCGAGCGCGGGACGGGTGCCTCTGCACGGCTTCGAGAGCCTCGTCCGCGACACGTTGGTGGACGAGGCCCTGGCGAAATCCGAAGGGAGCGTGCGCGGGGCCGCGAAGCTGCTCCGCATCTCGCGCCAGCTCCTCCAGCACATTCTCGGCGGCCGGAAGTAG
- a CDS encoding sensor histidine kinase yields the protein MPESPRPLALEQMAQRVLSDASNEGEALVSGGRIVFCALILTRFLALGGAHAEGGAAAAWLQLPLLLGSIAASVMALWAARRRMFGAKLLVASTVLDAVFAHASLLSTVLWHGPHYTGLLRMPDPAAAIAVAFITALRLSPSAAWIGTAANLLLMAGLTAVDLHVNAGQSTYGAKELMLLFIFIGSAGVFASVICGIARRLVLEAGTASVHMERARTNLRALLREHHDVRTLLSAARLRADLLLREPLSASAPGHASALVEDLGELSSFIESVKARTLSELTVIEDATAVNVGATLRRAMEVVQARFARVRFELEGTAGLARAAANDVSVRIVGGERGLTHVVTNLFVNACEGDGRQGARTVRISVEPNPALHRVLLSVSDDGPGFRPGLLEGERPRAGTTKPEGAGLGMLLVSGLVEASGGTLRACNPPEGGARVEVTLPTSG from the coding sequence ATGCCTGAGAGTCCTCGACCGCTGGCGCTGGAGCAGATGGCGCAGCGGGTGCTGTCCGACGCTTCGAACGAGGGCGAAGCGCTGGTCAGCGGGGGCCGGATTGTCTTCTGTGCCCTCATCCTGACGCGCTTCCTGGCGCTGGGTGGCGCCCACGCCGAGGGCGGTGCCGCGGCGGCATGGCTCCAGCTTCCCCTGCTGCTGGGCAGCATCGCGGCGTCAGTGATGGCGCTGTGGGCGGCTCGGCGGCGGATGTTCGGCGCGAAGCTGCTCGTGGCCTCCACGGTGCTGGACGCCGTCTTCGCCCATGCGTCCCTCCTCTCCACGGTGCTCTGGCATGGCCCTCACTACACCGGCCTGCTGCGAATGCCAGACCCCGCGGCGGCCATCGCGGTGGCCTTCATCACCGCGCTGCGGCTGTCGCCCTCGGCCGCTTGGATTGGGACGGCGGCCAACCTCCTGTTGATGGCGGGTCTGACGGCGGTCGACCTCCACGTCAATGCAGGGCAGTCCACCTACGGGGCGAAGGAGCTGATGCTCCTGTTCATCTTCATCGGCAGCGCGGGCGTCTTCGCCTCGGTGATTTGTGGCATTGCACGGCGGCTGGTCCTGGAGGCCGGAACCGCGAGTGTCCACATGGAGCGTGCACGCACGAACCTGCGCGCGCTGCTGCGCGAGCACCATGACGTGCGCACGTTGCTGTCCGCGGCGAGGCTGCGCGCCGACCTCCTCCTCCGCGAGCCCCTGAGCGCCAGCGCGCCCGGCCATGCGAGCGCCCTGGTCGAGGACCTGGGAGAGCTGAGCAGCTTCATCGAGAGCGTGAAGGCCCGGACCCTGAGCGAGCTGACTGTGATTGAAGATGCGACGGCGGTGAACGTGGGCGCCACGCTGCGCCGTGCCATGGAGGTCGTCCAGGCGAGGTTCGCCCGGGTCCGGTTCGAGTTGGAAGGAACAGCGGGCCTGGCGCGTGCCGCCGCCAACGACGTCAGCGTCCGGATTGTCGGTGGAGAGCGAGGGCTCACGCACGTGGTCACCAACCTGTTCGTGAACGCCTGTGAGGGTGATGGCCGGCAAGGCGCGCGCACGGTTCGAATCAGCGTGGAGCCGAACCCGGCGCTGCACCGCGTCCTGCTCAGCGTGAGCGATGATGGACCGGGCTTCCGACCGGGGCTGCTGGAGGGGGAACGCCCCCGGGCCGGTACGACCAAGCCAGAGGGCGCTGGGCTGGGCATGCTCCTGGTGAGCGGGCTCGTCGAGGCAAGCGGCGGCACCTTGCGCGCCTGCAACCCGCCCGAGGGAGGCGCGCGGGTCGAAGTCACACTGCCCACCAGCGGGTAG
- a CDS encoding lipoprotein N-acyltransferase Lnb domain-containing protein — translation MARHAVLILVVALFRAAAFAAPPPEGFGGHPESLRIRLVTIGPGADMHQRFGHSALWVEDTRLKKGLLYSYGTTSIANGGPVRFLLGRPTFWAARLSVERTFLLYRALARSIDVQDLMLTVEQRQRLLARLERDVQPASREYAYHPLKDNCATRVRDVLDEALGGALREALTEPARATQRELLRRYIQTHPVSELLLMLWLNDAVDAPATQWEEAFLPRELARLLMGVSYVDGSGRRIPLVNREGASSPSMDASAPVDAGWEGTSAWGLGAGGAALAIILAFLRGRGTHRMFQILFGLYHAVFGLTLGAAGVALGGLMLFSRLDVMQGNENLLLANPLAFGLLPLGILMMSGSERAERWARRCVWLLAAGSLLAVVLKLLPSFDQDNRRPMALWLVANLGLGLAHAWRLRRPSTAPAPAAGAREGARGSTRWWAV, via the coding sequence ATGGCGAGACACGCGGTGCTCATCCTGGTCGTGGCCCTGTTCCGCGCGGCGGCGTTCGCCGCGCCCCCGCCCGAGGGCTTTGGCGGACATCCGGAGTCCCTGCGCATCCGGCTGGTGACGATTGGCCCCGGCGCGGACATGCACCAGCGCTTCGGTCACAGCGCGCTGTGGGTCGAGGACACGCGCCTGAAGAAAGGCCTTCTCTACAGCTATGGCACGACGTCCATCGCGAATGGGGGACCGGTCCGCTTCCTCCTGGGCCGGCCGACGTTCTGGGCGGCGCGCCTGTCCGTGGAGCGGACTTTCCTGCTGTACCGCGCACTGGCGCGGTCCATTGACGTGCAGGACCTCATGCTCACGGTGGAGCAGCGTCAACGGCTCCTGGCTCGGCTGGAGCGAGACGTCCAGCCCGCTTCGCGTGAATATGCCTATCACCCGCTCAAGGACAACTGCGCGACGCGTGTGCGGGACGTCCTTGATGAGGCATTGGGTGGCGCGCTTCGGGAAGCGCTCACGGAGCCGGCACGTGCCACCCAACGAGAGCTCCTCCGGCGATACATCCAGACGCATCCGGTGTCGGAGCTGCTCTTGATGTTATGGCTGAACGACGCCGTGGACGCGCCCGCGACTCAATGGGAGGAGGCCTTCCTGCCTCGGGAGCTCGCCAGGCTGCTCATGGGAGTGTCCTACGTGGATGGCTCCGGCAGGCGCATCCCGTTGGTAAATCGCGAGGGGGCCTCATCCCCGTCCATGGACGCGTCCGCTCCTGTCGACGCCGGCTGGGAAGGAACCTCCGCCTGGGGGCTTGGCGCAGGAGGCGCGGCCCTGGCCATCATCCTCGCGTTCCTGCGTGGGCGTGGCACGCACCGGATGTTCCAGATTCTCTTCGGCCTCTATCACGCCGTGTTCGGGCTCACGCTCGGCGCGGCGGGCGTGGCGCTGGGTGGTTTGATGCTGTTCTCCAGGCTCGATGTCATGCAGGGCAATGAGAACCTGTTGCTGGCCAATCCGCTTGCCTTCGGACTGCTTCCGCTGGGCATCCTCATGATGTCCGGCAGTGAGCGCGCGGAGCGCTGGGCACGCCGATGCGTCTGGCTGCTCGCGGCGGGTTCGTTGCTCGCGGTGGTGCTCAAGCTCTTGCCCTCATTCGACCAGGACAACCGCAGGCCCATGGCCTTGTGGCTGGTGGCGAACCTCGGACTGGGGCTCGCTCACGCCTGGCGGTTGCGCCGGCCATCCACGGCGCCTGCTCCTGCCGCCGGGGCGAGGGAAGGGGCCCGCGGCTCTACCCGCTGGTGGGCAGTGTGA
- a CDS encoding SDR family oxidoreductase: protein MDMDKVIVITGASSGIGAELARQAAAKGARLVLAARRKAELKVVAGQCGHEALAVVTDATRRADMERLRDAALARFGRIDVWVNNAGRGITRSVAELTDEDLETMWRDNVNSALYGMQAVLPHFQSRDAGQLVNVSSTLGRLPIVPHRSAYSAAKHALNALSACLRQELRETYPGITVTVVMPGVVATAFGDNALGGGPDSRGLPGAQRVEDAATVILDSIERPRAEVYTQAATQAQVERYYQDVEAFERGGT from the coding sequence ATGGACATGGACAAGGTCATCGTCATCACTGGAGCAAGCAGCGGCATTGGCGCGGAGCTGGCGCGGCAAGCGGCCGCGAAGGGCGCCCGGCTGGTGCTGGCCGCGCGCCGCAAGGCGGAGCTGAAAGTGGTGGCCGGCCAGTGTGGGCACGAGGCACTCGCCGTGGTCACGGACGCGACCCGGCGCGCGGACATGGAGCGGCTCCGTGACGCCGCGCTCGCCCGATTTGGCCGCATCGACGTGTGGGTGAACAACGCGGGGCGAGGCATCACGCGCTCCGTGGCGGAGCTCACGGACGAGGACCTGGAGACCATGTGGCGCGACAACGTGAACAGCGCCTTGTACGGGATGCAGGCGGTGTTGCCGCACTTCCAGTCGCGCGACGCCGGGCAGTTGGTGAATGTCTCCAGCACCCTGGGGCGGCTGCCCATCGTTCCCCACCGTTCGGCGTACAGCGCGGCGAAGCATGCGCTCAACGCGCTCAGCGCCTGCCTGCGCCAGGAGCTGCGTGAGACGTACCCGGGCATCACCGTGACGGTGGTGATGCCCGGCGTGGTCGCAACGGCATTCGGGGACAACGCGCTTGGCGGAGGGCCCGATTCGCGGGGGCTGCCAGGGGCTCAGCGCGTCGAGGATGCCGCGACAGTCATCCTCGATTCCATCGAACGTCCGCGTGCCGAGGTCTACACCCAGGCGGCGACCCAGGCACAGGTGGAGCGGTACTACCAGGATGTGGAGGCCTTCGAGCGGGGAGGCACCTGA